A genome region from Methylohalobius crimeensis 10Ki includes the following:
- the rph gene encoding ribonuclease PH — MRPSSRQPDELRPIRFTCHYTKHAEGSVLVEFGDTRVLCTASIDERVPPFLRGQGQGWVTAEYGMLPRATHERTHREAARGKQGGRTQEIQRLIGRALRAAMDLRALGERSIIIDCDVLQADGGTRTAAITGGFVALSLAVEKLLQTRKLKKNPLHGQIASVSVGIYRGVPVLDLDYREDCEAETDMNVVMNDGDAYVEIQGTAEGHPFRKDELQAMLALADKGIGELLEHQRQALILAGVE, encoded by the coding sequence ATGCGACCTAGCAGCCGACAACCGGACGAATTGCGTCCCATCCGATTCACCTGCCATTACACCAAACACGCCGAAGGCTCGGTACTGGTGGAATTCGGCGATACCCGCGTCCTCTGCACCGCCAGCATAGACGAGCGAGTGCCGCCGTTTCTGCGGGGCCAAGGGCAGGGATGGGTCACCGCCGAATACGGCATGCTGCCGCGCGCCACCCACGAGCGTACCCACCGCGAGGCCGCCCGGGGCAAGCAAGGCGGGCGCACCCAGGAAATTCAACGCCTGATCGGGCGCGCCCTCCGGGCGGCCATGGATCTCCGGGCCTTGGGAGAGCGATCGATCATTATCGACTGCGACGTCCTGCAAGCCGACGGCGGCACCCGCACCGCCGCCATCACCGGCGGTTTCGTGGCATTGTCGCTGGCGGTGGAAAAACTCCTCCAAACACGCAAGCTGAAAAAGAATCCCCTCCACGGTCAGATCGCCTCGGTATCGGTGGGCATCTATCGCGGTGTTCCAGTGCTGGATCTCGACTATCGGGAAGACTGCGAGGCCGAAACCGATATGAACGTGGTCATGAATGACGGCGACGCTTACGTGGAAATTCAAGGAACCGCCGAAGGCCATCCCTTCCGCAAGGACGAACTCCAGGCGATGCTGGCATTGGCCGATAAAGGCATCGGCGAACTGCTGGAACATCAACGCCAAGCGCTGATCCTGGCAGGGGTGGA
- a CDS encoding glycosyltransferase, whose product MNIVMMTNTYLPHVGGVARSVASFTEEYRRQGHRVLVVAPEFSGSPGEETDVVRVPAIQNFNGSDFAAVLPVFSDLDDALEAFRPDLIHAHHPYLLGMTALREARTRDLPLVFTHHTRYEFYTHYVPMNSPALRRFVIELATRYANQCDLVFAPSESIAELLQQRGVKRPIEIVPTGIRIEHFARGDRATLRKRLNIPEEDFVIGHVGRLAPEKNLGFLTEAVADFLTRHPRAHFLVAGRGPGEEEIRSRCRFRRLLDRFHCLGVLVEQELIDAYHAMDVFAFASQSETQGLVLVEAMAAGVPIVALDAPGSREVVRDRQNGRLVLHEDTAEFSAALEWIFFVPPPRRQQLIEMARETAEHFSLTRTADQALACYRQLTTTRQPQPKESMEGWDPLLRRIKIEWEIGRQMMEAAGTALVSGEPLKKQF is encoded by the coding sequence ATGAACATCGTGATGATGACCAATACGTACCTGCCTCACGTGGGGGGTGTCGCCCGTTCGGTCGCTTCGTTTACCGAGGAGTACCGGCGCCAGGGGCATAGGGTCCTGGTGGTGGCGCCGGAATTTTCCGGGTCTCCCGGAGAGGAAACGGATGTGGTGCGAGTGCCGGCGATCCAAAATTTCAACGGCAGCGACTTTGCCGCGGTCCTACCGGTATTCAGCGATCTGGACGACGCCCTGGAGGCATTCCGTCCCGACCTGATCCACGCCCACCATCCCTATTTGCTGGGCATGACCGCCCTGCGGGAAGCCCGCACCCGCGATCTGCCGCTGGTGTTCACCCATCACACCCGGTATGAGTTCTATACCCACTATGTGCCGATGAATTCGCCCGCCCTGAGACGTTTCGTGATCGAACTGGCCACCCGCTACGCCAATCAATGCGATCTGGTGTTCGCCCCCAGCGAGAGCATCGCCGAATTACTCCAACAGCGCGGCGTCAAACGCCCCATCGAAATCGTTCCCACCGGCATTCGAATCGAACATTTCGCCCGGGGGGATCGGGCCACGCTCCGCAAACGCCTGAACATTCCGGAGGAGGATTTCGTCATCGGCCACGTGGGCCGACTGGCGCCGGAGAAAAATCTGGGCTTTCTGACCGAGGCGGTGGCCGACTTTCTGACCCGCCACCCCCGCGCCCATTTTCTAGTCGCCGGGCGCGGGCCGGGCGAGGAGGAAATCCGAAGCCGCTGCCGTTTCCGGAGACTCCTCGATCGCTTTCATTGCCTGGGGGTTTTGGTGGAACAAGAATTGATCGATGCCTATCACGCCATGGACGTATTCGCCTTCGCCTCCCAAAGCGAAACCCAGGGCCTGGTCCTGGTGGAGGCGATGGCCGCCGGGGTGCCGATCGTGGCCTTGGACGCCCCCGGCAGCCGCGAGGTGGTGAGGGATCGACAGAACGGGCGTTTGGTGCTTCACGAAGACACCGCCGAATTCTCCGCGGCCCTGGAGTGGATTTTTTTCGTCCCCCCTCCTAGACGGCAACAACTCATCGAGATGGCGAGAGAAACCGCCGAACATTTTTCCTTGACCCGCACCGCCGACCAAGCCCTGGCCTGTTATCGGCAACTGACCACTACCAGGCAACCGCAGCCGAAAGAAAGCATGGAGGGATGGGACCCATTGCTGCGACGCATCAAAATCGAATGGGAAATCGGCCGGCAAATGATGGAAGCGGCAGGAACCGCCCTGGTCAGCGGGGAGCCCTTGAAAAAACAATTTTAA